A window from Glaciimonas sp. PCH181 encodes these proteins:
- a CDS encoding organic hydroperoxide resistance protein — MSVEKILFTATATATGGRDGRAVSPDGIVDLKLTTPKELGGGGGNGTNPEQLFAAGYSACFIGAMKFVASQDKIALPADTSITGLVGIGQIPGGFGIEVELKISIPGMDKAAAQTLVDKAHHVCPYSNATRGNVDVTLTLV, encoded by the coding sequence ATGTCAGTCGAAAAAATTCTATTTACAGCTACAGCCACAGCAACTGGTGGACGTGATGGTCGTGCTGTTTCACCAGACGGCATCGTTGACCTAAAATTAACCACTCCGAAAGAACTCGGCGGTGGTGGCGGTAATGGTACTAACCCTGAACAACTGTTTGCAGCAGGCTATTCAGCTTGTTTTATCGGCGCAATGAAATTTGTGGCATCACAAGACAAAATCGCGCTGCCAGCTGACACTTCCATCACTGGCCTAGTAGGTATCGGCCAAATACCGGGTGGCTTTGGTATTGAAGTCGAATTGAAGATTTCGATTCCAGGTATGGATAAAGCCGCGGCACAAACATTGGTCGATAAAGCGCATCATGTATGTCCTTATTCAAACGCAACCCGTGGCAATGTCGACGTCACGCTGACATTGGTTTAA
- a CDS encoding MarR family winged helix-turn-helix transcriptional regulator — translation METHNANIIDNDLSDAVFGPDSLLLDNQLCFALYSASLTMTKIYKPLLQQLGITYPQYLVMLTLWERDAVTVSEVGERLYLDSGTLTPLLKRLEIAGLVRRQRAAKDERQVIVSLTAMGDSLRHQAQTIPQQVSCSAQCSLDELKALTGQLQRLRRAMASNIT, via the coding sequence ATGGAAACGCACAACGCAAATATCATTGATAACGATCTGTCTGACGCGGTATTCGGTCCAGATAGTTTGTTGTTAGATAATCAATTATGTTTTGCGCTATATTCTGCTTCGTTAACCATGACCAAGATTTATAAGCCGTTGTTGCAACAGTTGGGCATTACTTATCCACAGTATTTGGTAATGCTGACATTATGGGAGCGTGATGCAGTCACGGTTTCGGAAGTGGGTGAGCGTTTGTATTTGGATTCGGGCACACTCACGCCGTTGCTAAAGCGGCTTGAGATTGCCGGTTTGGTCCGACGTCAACGGGCCGCCAAGGACGAGCGTCAGGTGATCGTTAGTCTGACTGCAATGGGTGATAGTTTGCGGCACCAAGCGCAAACTATTCCGCAGCAGGTCAGCTGCAGCGCGCAATGTTCGCTGGACGAATTAAAAGCGCTAACAGGCCAGTTGCAGCGTTTGCGTAGAGCAATGGCTAGCAATATTACTTAA